One region of Malania oleifera isolate guangnan ecotype guangnan chromosome 6, ASM2987363v1, whole genome shotgun sequence genomic DNA includes:
- the LOC131158509 gene encoding uncharacterized protein LOC131158509 — translation MVSYESQKTWRFEKDLSQRIYKKVVAFQVQNFSELMDKTTELETSLQRGAGILNQRKKPMPLGFHASTSQGPLRRNSNNVDQRKELGNKAHQDPLTRLTRKNVKYEWSDDREQSFQELKQRLVTAPILTIPSGVGGFIIYNDASWKGLGCVLRQRRKVIAYASRKLKGYKKNYSTQDFELTAVVFALKI, via the exons ATGGTTTCATATGAATCACAGAAGACGTGGAGATTTGAGAAAGACCTGAGTCAAAGGATTTACAAGAAGGTGGTGGCATTTCAAGTTCAAAATTTCTCGGAGTTGATGGATAAAACAACAGAATTGGAGACAAGTCTACAGAGGGGTGCAGGGATACTGAATCAGAGGAAGAAGCCCATGCCTCTTGGTTTTCACGCTAGTACTAGTCAAGGTCCATTAAGGAGAAATAGTAACAATGTGGACCAGAGAAAAGAATTGGGGAATAAAGCTCATCAGG ATCCTTTGACAaggttgacaagaaagaatgtgaagtatgagtggtCAGATGATcgtgagcaaagcttccaagaattgaaacaacGACTTGTCACTGCTCCGATcctgaccattccatcaggagtaGGTGGTTTTATAATTTATAATGATGCATCTTGGAAAgggcttgggtgcgtattgagGCAACGaaggaaggtcattgcatatgcttctcggaaaCTCAAGGGGTACAAGAAGAATTATTCTACGCAAGATTTTGAATTGACGGCAGTGGTATTTGCGTTGAAAATCTAa